In a single window of the Nocardiopsis composta genome:
- a CDS encoding sulfotransferase: protein MKQPPYILVVNGTKVRRPVFVLGAPHSGVGLLARALGRAPGLLLGSGHAAVMNAVYTVARRPSVAEERVSGTAALLRDAFAESWQLTPGNCERCPDARRPARETAAPCPHAAGVTAYGDASPDLLYTAPVLSAAFGDAAFVQIIRDGRDVVADMLDDERETAWFRPGGMSLDGELPHPFFGVETEEERDRHPSLSEAAKCAMRWRGAVRLSARLRSELGSDRLMTLRYEDLGGREVETAEQLLAFTGIRVSAVELVEAGAAPPGAHRTRLTPEQRADVHAVARTELSRLGYTERSAGAPR from the coding sequence ATGAAGCAGCCGCCGTACATCCTCGTCGTGAACGGGACGAAGGTCAGGCGCCCGGTGTTCGTACTGGGAGCGCCCCACTCCGGGGTCGGCCTCCTCGCCCGGGCACTCGGCCGTGCGCCCGGCCTCCTCCTGGGCTCGGGGCACGCCGCGGTGATGAACGCGGTGTACACGGTGGCCCGGCGCCCCTCCGTCGCCGAGGAGCGCGTCTCGGGGACCGCGGCCCTGCTGCGCGACGCCTTCGCCGAGTCCTGGCAGCTCACCCCGGGCAACTGCGAGCGCTGCCCGGACGCCCGCCGGCCCGCCCGGGAGACCGCCGCCCCCTGCCCGCACGCCGCCGGCGTCACCGCCTACGGCGACGCCAGCCCCGACCTGCTCTACACCGCCCCGGTGCTCTCCGCCGCCTTCGGCGACGCGGCGTTCGTGCAGATCATCCGGGACGGCAGGGACGTGGTCGCGGACATGCTCGACGACGAGCGGGAGACCGCCTGGTTCCGCCCTGGCGGGATGAGCCTGGACGGCGAGCTGCCGCACCCCTTCTTCGGCGTGGAGACCGAGGAGGAGCGGGACCGCCACCCCTCGCTGTCGGAGGCGGCCAAGTGCGCGATGCGCTGGCGCGGCGCGGTGCGGCTGTCCGCCCGGCTCCGCTCCGAGCTGGGCTCCGACCGGCTGATGACGCTGCGCTACGAGGACCTGGGCGGCCGCGAGGTGGAGACCGCCGAGCAGCTGCTCGCCTTCACCGGCATCCGGGTCTCCGCGGTGGAGCTGGTGGAGGCCGGCGCCGCCCCGCCCGGCGCGCACCGCACCCGCCTCACCCCCGAGCAGCGCGCCGACGTGCACGCGGTGGCCCGCACCGAGCTGTCCCGGCTGGGCTACACCGAGCGCTCCGCGGGCGCCCCCCGCTGA
- a CDS encoding MFS transporter — translation MTATPVPPGAAERGPVTRLLARAGLPIPLALGYLGLLIFMIGDGIESGFIAPFIADNGAGSDIRASYVVTLYGVAVMLASWLSGALSELWGPRRVMSLGLVIWLAGHAAFLGAAAAESYPMMLLFYGLRGFGYPMFAFAFLVWITAVAPAKRLGAAVGWFYFAFTGGLPTLGALVASFTNPLMGHYGTLWLSLGVIALGGLVCLLGVRERTGYSRLAPPEVKPVQSLMSSMSIAWRNPRVGVGMVVRVINTAPQFGMLVLFPTIFSEEIGFGESRWLLLVSVIYGTNIFFNLIFGVISDRLGWRNTIFWFGALGCSATILLLYFVPVAAGADYYWLALLVGAAYGATLAGFVPISALLPSLAPENKGGAMALLNFGAGAAAFVGPAIVSLFLGPLGAAGVVTVFAVLYVAAAVMTWFLKIPEETRAAMESGADLQEIAEETVAPQTPAR, via the coding sequence ATGACCGCTACCCCTGTGCCGCCCGGCGCCGCCGAGCGCGGCCCCGTCACCCGCCTGCTCGCGCGGGCCGGACTGCCGATCCCGCTCGCGCTGGGCTATCTGGGCCTGCTGATCTTCATGATCGGCGACGGCATCGAGTCCGGTTTCATCGCGCCGTTCATCGCCGACAACGGCGCCGGGAGCGACATCCGGGCCTCCTACGTCGTCACGCTCTACGGCGTCGCCGTGATGCTGGCGTCCTGGCTGTCCGGGGCCCTGTCGGAACTGTGGGGGCCGCGCCGGGTCATGTCCCTCGGCCTGGTGATCTGGCTGGCCGGCCACGCCGCGTTCCTCGGTGCGGCGGCGGCCGAGAGCTACCCGATGATGCTGCTCTTCTACGGGCTCCGCGGGTTCGGCTATCCGATGTTCGCCTTCGCGTTCCTGGTGTGGATCACCGCGGTGGCCCCCGCCAAGCGGCTGGGCGCGGCCGTCGGCTGGTTCTACTTCGCCTTCACCGGCGGCCTGCCCACCCTCGGCGCGCTGGTCGCCAGCTTCACCAACCCCCTCATGGGGCACTACGGCACGCTCTGGCTGTCGCTGGGCGTCATCGCCCTGGGCGGCCTGGTCTGCCTGCTCGGGGTGCGCGAGCGCACCGGCTACTCCCGGCTGGCCCCGCCCGAGGTCAAGCCGGTGCAGAGCCTGATGTCCAGCATGTCCATCGCCTGGCGCAACCCCCGGGTCGGCGTGGGCATGGTGGTGCGCGTCATCAACACCGCACCCCAGTTCGGCATGCTGGTGCTCTTCCCGACGATCTTCTCCGAGGAGATCGGCTTCGGCGAGAGCCGCTGGCTGCTGCTGGTGTCGGTCATCTACGGCACCAACATCTTCTTCAACCTCATCTTCGGCGTGATCAGCGACCGGCTGGGCTGGCGCAACACCATCTTCTGGTTCGGCGCCCTGGGCTGCTCGGCCACCATCCTGCTGCTCTACTTCGTGCCGGTCGCCGCCGGGGCCGACTACTACTGGCTGGCGCTGCTGGTCGGCGCGGCGTACGGCGCGACGCTGGCCGGGTTCGTGCCGATCTCGGCGCTGCTGCCCTCGCTGGCCCCGGAGAACAAGGGCGGCGCGATGGCACTGCTGAACTTCGGCGCGGGCGCGGCCGCGTTCGTCGGCCCGGCCATCGTCAGCCTCTTCCTCGGCCCGCTGGGCGCGGCCGGTGTGGTGACCGTCTTCGCGGTGCTCTACGTCGCCGCCGCGGTGATGACCTGGTTCCTCAAGATCCCCGAGGAGACCAGGGCCGCCATGGAGAGCGGCGCCGACCTGCAGGAGATCGCCGAGGAGACGGTCGCCCCGCAGACGCCGGCCCGCTGA
- a CDS encoding DeoR/GlpR family DNA-binding transcription regulator, with the protein MSKETHGGSTRSRTIRQQRITDYVISRGSASAAELVELTGVSLMTVHRDLDELARRGLLRKFRGGVSALPSTVFESNEEYRRGAHVEAKAAIARRAVEHVEPGMSVLLDDSTSALEVARLLPDVGPLTVATNYLGAIEVLKRADEIRLICIGGDYSGTHDSFIGMACIEAVERLTVDAAFVSTSSMTPGMTFHQEPEIVMVKRAMLASARSKVLLMDSSKMPRPALHRLCPLSDYDRLIVDADTPAELVEEARQHVRTEVAPW; encoded by the coding sequence ATGAGCAAGGAGACGCACGGCGGAAGCACCCGCTCACGGACCATCAGGCAGCAGCGGATCACCGACTACGTGATCAGCCGGGGATCGGCCTCGGCGGCCGAGCTGGTCGAGCTGACCGGGGTCAGCCTCATGACGGTCCACCGCGACCTGGACGAGCTGGCCCGCCGCGGCCTGCTGCGCAAGTTCCGCGGCGGGGTCTCCGCGCTGCCCTCCACCGTCTTCGAGAGCAACGAGGAGTACCGGCGCGGCGCGCACGTGGAGGCCAAGGCGGCCATCGCGCGGCGGGCGGTGGAGCACGTCGAGCCGGGCATGTCGGTGCTGCTGGACGACTCCACCTCGGCCCTGGAGGTGGCCCGGCTGCTGCCGGACGTGGGCCCGCTGACCGTGGCCACCAACTACCTGGGCGCGATCGAGGTGCTCAAGCGCGCCGACGAGATCCGGCTGATCTGCATCGGCGGGGACTACTCCGGCACCCACGACTCCTTCATCGGGATGGCCTGCATCGAGGCGGTGGAGCGGCTGACCGTGGACGCCGCCTTCGTCTCCACCTCGTCGATGACCCCGGGCATGACCTTCCACCAGGAGCCGGAGATCGTGATGGTCAAGCGGGCCATGCTGGCCAGCGCCCGGTCCAAGGTGCTGCTGATGGACTCCAGCAAGATGCCCCGGCCCGCCCTGCACCGGCTGTGCCCGCTGTCCGACTACGACCGGCTGATCGTGGACGCCGACACCCCCGCCGAGCTGGTCGAGGAGGCCCGCCAGCACGTGCGGACCGAGGTCGCGCCCTGGTGA
- a CDS encoding bifunctional salicylyl-CoA 5-hydroxylase/oxidoreductase produces the protein MRIACIGGGPGGLYLAALVKRLDPAHRVAVYERNAPGDAFGFGVVLSDETLGGIEHADPDVYAALAKSFARWDDIDVHYRGATVTSGGHGFSAVDRRRLLGILRDRCAELGVELHFRTEAPPLEELERDNDVVVAADGANSAVRTAHAGHFGTALDHRACRYMWLGTDLVFDAFNFHVLQTPYGVMQAHAYPYSERESTFIVEMHERVWRAAGFRDPGLPPGADDTESVRRCAELFAGVLGGHRLIPNNARWRSFTTVRNRTWRRGRTVLLGDAAHTAHFSIGSGTKLAMEDALALAACLHEHPDPAAALEAYEAERRPVAQSLQRAAQASLEWFEDIGRYTGQEPLQFAFNLLTRSRRVGRDNLRLRDPDFVAAVDAAFERAAGARAGRHGRTGQADRGGQGAADGPVQPAGTADTAPRPAMFHPFRLRGLELKNRIVVSPMDMYSAEDGTPGDFHLVHLGSKALGGAGLVMTEMVCVSPEGRITPGCAGLYAPEHEAAWRRITDFVHASSTAAIGVQLGHSGRKGATRLMWEGMDEPLEEGDWPVVAPSPLPYRPGVNQVPAELDRAGMDEIREQFVRSTEAAARAGFDLLELHCAHGYLLSGFISPLTNRRTDRYGGDLDARLRYPLEVFEAVRAAWPADRPMTVRISATDWAEGGIGGEDAVHIARAFAAAGADAVDVSTGQVVADEEPAYGRSYQVPFADRIRAETGIPVIAVGAISSYDDVNSLLLAGRADLCALGRTHLYDPQWTLHAAAEQDYTGPGADWPVQFSRGSRRPPTGRTDGPRPRLELLRHPDRGPAHRRWRPESLR, from the coding sequence ATGCGCATCGCCTGCATCGGCGGCGGCCCCGGCGGGCTGTACCTCGCCGCCCTGGTGAAGAGGCTCGACCCCGCCCACCGGGTGGCCGTCTACGAGCGCAACGCCCCCGGCGACGCCTTCGGGTTCGGGGTGGTGCTCTCCGACGAGACCCTCGGCGGCATCGAGCACGCCGACCCCGACGTCTACGCCGCACTCGCCAAGTCCTTCGCCCGCTGGGACGACATCGACGTGCACTACCGCGGCGCCACCGTCACCTCCGGCGGGCACGGCTTCTCCGCGGTGGACCGCCGCCGGCTGCTGGGCATCCTCCGGGACCGCTGCGCCGAGCTCGGCGTGGAGCTGCACTTCCGCACCGAGGCGCCGCCGCTGGAGGAGCTGGAGCGCGACAACGACGTGGTAGTCGCCGCCGACGGCGCCAACAGCGCGGTGCGCACCGCGCACGCCGGCCACTTCGGCACCGCCCTGGACCACCGCGCCTGCCGGTACATGTGGCTCGGCACGGACCTGGTCTTCGACGCGTTCAACTTCCACGTGCTGCAGACCCCCTACGGGGTGATGCAGGCGCACGCCTACCCCTACTCGGAGCGGGAGAGCACCTTCATCGTGGAGATGCACGAGCGGGTGTGGCGGGCCGCGGGGTTCCGCGACCCGGGCCTGCCGCCCGGCGCCGACGACACCGAGTCGGTGCGGCGCTGCGCCGAGCTCTTCGCCGGGGTGCTCGGCGGCCACCGGCTCATCCCGAACAACGCCCGCTGGCGCTCCTTCACCACGGTGCGCAACCGCACCTGGCGGCGCGGCCGCACGGTGCTGCTCGGCGACGCCGCGCACACCGCGCACTTCTCCATCGGCTCGGGCACCAAGCTCGCCATGGAGGACGCCCTGGCCCTGGCGGCCTGCCTGCACGAGCACCCCGACCCCGCCGCCGCGCTGGAGGCCTACGAGGCCGAGCGCCGCCCCGTCGCGCAGAGCCTGCAGCGCGCCGCCCAGGCCAGCCTGGAGTGGTTCGAGGACATCGGCCGCTACACGGGCCAGGAGCCGCTGCAGTTCGCCTTCAACCTGCTCACCCGGAGCCGCAGGGTGGGCCGGGACAACCTGCGGCTGCGCGACCCCGACTTCGTCGCCGCGGTCGACGCCGCCTTCGAGCGCGCCGCCGGCGCCCGGGCCGGGCGGCACGGACGGACCGGGCAGGCCGACCGGGGCGGACAGGGCGCCGCCGACGGGCCGGTGCAGCCGGCCGGCACGGCGGACACCGCGCCCCGCCCGGCCATGTTCCACCCCTTCCGGCTGCGCGGCCTGGAGCTGAAGAACCGGATCGTGGTCTCGCCGATGGACATGTACTCCGCCGAGGACGGCACTCCGGGCGACTTCCACCTGGTCCACCTGGGCTCCAAGGCGCTCGGCGGCGCCGGCCTGGTGATGACCGAGATGGTCTGCGTCTCCCCGGAGGGGCGCATCACCCCGGGCTGCGCAGGGCTGTACGCGCCCGAGCACGAGGCGGCCTGGCGGCGGATCACCGACTTCGTGCACGCCTCCAGCACCGCCGCGATCGGCGTGCAGCTGGGCCACTCCGGCCGCAAGGGCGCCACCAGGCTGATGTGGGAGGGGATGGACGAGCCGCTGGAGGAGGGGGACTGGCCGGTGGTCGCCCCCTCGCCGCTCCCGTACCGGCCCGGCGTCAACCAGGTCCCGGCCGAACTGGACCGGGCCGGCATGGACGAGATCCGCGAGCAGTTCGTGCGCAGCACCGAGGCGGCCGCCCGGGCCGGCTTCGACCTGCTCGAACTGCACTGCGCGCACGGCTACCTGCTGTCGGGGTTCATCTCGCCGCTGACCAACCGGCGCACCGACCGCTACGGCGGCGACCTGGACGCCCGGCTGCGCTACCCGCTGGAGGTGTTCGAGGCGGTGCGCGCCGCCTGGCCCGCCGACCGGCCGATGACGGTGCGCATCTCGGCCACCGACTGGGCCGAGGGCGGCATCGGCGGCGAGGACGCCGTGCACATCGCCCGCGCGTTCGCCGCGGCCGGCGCGGACGCCGTGGACGTCTCCACCGGCCAGGTCGTCGCGGACGAGGAGCCCGCCTACGGGCGCAGCTACCAGGTGCCCTTCGCCGACCGGATCCGCGCCGAGACCGGCATCCCGGTGATCGCGGTCGGCGCGATCTCCTCCTACGACGACGTCAACTCGCTGCTCCTGGCCGGCCGGGCCGACCTGTGCGCGCTGGGCCGCACCCACCTCTACGACCCGCAGTGGACCCTGCACGCCGCCGCCGAGCAGGACTACACCGGCCCCGGCGCCGACTGGCCGGTCCAGTTCTCCCGGGGCTCCCGCCGCCCGCCGACCGGCCGCACCGACGGCCCCCGCCCCCGCCTGGAACTCCTCCGCCACCCCGACCGCGGCCCGGCCCACCGGCGCTGGCGCCCGGAGTCCCTGCGTTGA
- a CDS encoding response regulator transcription factor: MPPDQAPPHRLPDSGRASGGPPAGAGPRAEAGASPLPARLTPREREVLGLVAAGRSNAGIAAELVLSGSAVTKYVNAIFTKLDLRPDPSRNRRVQVVLAYLRETHSSAPPGRTAPER; this comes from the coding sequence ATGCCCCCGGACCAGGCCCCGCCGCACCGGCTGCCCGACTCCGGCCGGGCGTCCGGCGGGCCTCCCGCCGGGGCCGGTCCGCGGGCGGAGGCCGGCGCTTCTCCGCTGCCGGCCCGGCTGACCCCGCGCGAGCGCGAGGTCCTCGGGCTGGTCGCCGCCGGCCGCTCCAACGCCGGCATCGCCGCCGAGCTGGTGCTGAGCGGCAGCGCGGTCACCAAGTACGTCAACGCGATCTTCACCAAGCTGGACCTCCGGCCGGACCCCTCCCGCAACCGCAGGGTCCAGGTCGTCCTCGCCTACCTGCGCGAGACGCACTCCTCGGCGCCGCCCGGCCGGACCGCTCCGGAACGCTGA
- a CDS encoding ArsR/SmtB family transcription factor — translation MSSENISSEALRLRALAHPVRLDLLYLLREEGEVTATAAAERLGLSPKTCSYHLGLLGKYGLAEETGGGKGRSRPWRLVPQGIGYAPSADDEPATAETQDAFARAVLDRDARVVRAFIDRRHRLPDAWRGRSAMSSNPLRLTAEQLSGLRDELAGVLERYLRLSSEPAPGAVPVHAAVYAVLSDVEAARGEG, via the coding sequence ATGTCTTCTGAGAACATTTCTTCCGAAGCGCTCCGGCTGCGGGCGCTCGCCCATCCGGTCCGGCTGGACCTGCTCTACCTGCTGCGCGAGGAGGGCGAGGTCACGGCGACGGCCGCCGCCGAGCGCCTGGGGCTCTCGCCGAAGACCTGCTCCTACCACCTCGGCCTGCTCGGCAAGTACGGGCTGGCCGAGGAGACCGGGGGCGGCAAGGGGCGGTCGCGCCCGTGGCGCCTCGTCCCGCAGGGGATCGGCTACGCGCCGAGCGCCGACGACGAGCCCGCGACGGCCGAGACGCAGGACGCCTTCGCGCGCGCCGTGCTCGACCGCGACGCGCGGGTCGTGCGGGCGTTCATCGACCGGCGGCACCGCCTGCCGGACGCCTGGCGCGGCCGATCGGCCATGTCCAGCAACCCGCTGCGGCTCACCGCCGAGCAGCTGTCCGGGCTCCGCGACGAGCTGGCCGGGGTCCTCGAACGCTATCTGCGCCTCAGCTCCGAGCCCGCCCCCGGAGCCGTCCCCGTGCACGCGGCCGTCTACGCGGTCCTGTCCGACGTGGAAGCCGCGCGGGGGGAGGGCTGA
- a CDS encoding alpha/beta hydrolase family protein encodes MGAETGGQGGQRVEVLRYGAHPSQKVEVGGPERGAGGGAAPVAVLLHGGFWRDARAADLMDPLGADLAAAGWRVWNVEYRRTGSDGGGWPQTLHDVRAALALLGERLPAEGSADRPDRVVAVGHSAGGHLALLAAPGSPLTSVVCLAPVTDLADSHRRGLGEGAVADLLGPDPGEAELRAASPVAQAPFGLPQLVLHGDRDQRVPLEQSRAYAEAARAAGDPVELRVLDGADHFVVIDPASRAWAQARAWMEAPPQR; translated from the coding sequence ATGGGAGCGGAGACCGGCGGACAGGGCGGACAGCGGGTGGAGGTCCTGCGCTACGGGGCGCACCCCAGCCAGAAGGTCGAGGTCGGCGGTCCGGAGCGCGGGGCGGGCGGCGGGGCCGCGCCGGTCGCGGTGCTGCTGCACGGCGGGTTCTGGCGGGACGCCCGCGCCGCCGACCTGATGGATCCGCTCGGCGCCGACCTGGCCGCGGCCGGGTGGCGGGTGTGGAACGTGGAGTACCGGCGCACCGGCTCCGACGGCGGCGGCTGGCCGCAGACCCTGCACGACGTGCGCGCCGCCCTGGCGCTGCTGGGCGAGCGGCTGCCCGCGGAGGGCTCCGCGGACCGCCCGGACCGGGTGGTCGCGGTCGGGCACTCGGCCGGCGGCCACCTGGCGCTGCTGGCCGCCCCGGGGTCGCCGCTGACCTCGGTGGTCTGCCTGGCGCCCGTCACCGACCTGGCCGACTCCCACCGGCGCGGCCTGGGCGAGGGCGCCGTCGCCGACCTCCTCGGCCCCGACCCCGGCGAGGCGGAGCTGCGCGCCGCCTCCCCGGTGGCGCAGGCCCCCTTCGGCCTGCCGCAGCTGGTCCTGCACGGCGACCGCGACCAGCGCGTCCCGCTGGAGCAGAGCCGCGCCTACGCCGAGGCCGCCCGGGCCGCCGGCGACCCGGTGGAGCTGCGTGTCCTGGACGGTGCCGACCACTTCGTGGTGATCGACCCGGCGAGCCGCGCCTGGGCGCAGGCCCGCGCCTGGATGGAGGCTCCGCCGCAGCGCTGA